The sequence GAATCGCCCGAGGTGGAATGCTTCATCGTCGAGAGCATCGACCCGGAAGGTCCCTTCGGCGCCAAAGAATGCAGCGAAGGCTCGCTGGCGGCCACCATTCCTGCCATCGCGAACGCGATCTATGACGCGGTTGGCGTCCGCCTGCGCGAAGCCCCATTCACGCCCGAGCGGGTGCTCGCCGCGCTGCGCGAGCAGAACAATGCGAAAAAGCTCAACCTGACCGAAGGAGTTGATCCAACTGCTCCTGCGCGGCTTCGCGAGCACGGCGGCTCGCTGTGGTTCCGCGGAAAAGGCCCGCTACGGCATGCGCTGGATCCGGCGCGCGCAACCCAATCACTGCAAGCCGGAGGCGATGATTGAGCCTCCCAGCATTCAAGTTGCTGCGGCCGCGCTCGATTGCCGAAGCTATCGATTACTTGGCGGAGCATGCGCCCAA comes from Terriglobales bacterium and encodes:
- a CDS encoding molybdopterin cofactor-binding domain-containing protein; the encoded protein is VTVHKVWAAHDCGRALNPVSVEGQVIGSVWMGLGQALEEEMIWKDGMLMNPGLLEYRSPSSIESPEVECFIVESIDPEGPFGAKECSEGSLAATIPAIANAIYDAVGVRLREAPFTPERVLAALREQNNAKKLNLTEGVDPTAPARLREHGGSLWFRGKGPLRHALDPARATQSLQAGGDD